The following proteins are encoded in a genomic region of Fimbriimonadaceae bacterium:
- a CDS encoding D-alanyl-D-alanine carboxypeptidase: protein MFVLALAIGLQAQLDALLKTPDLKGALVGVYVMDSQGKTVYEHGADMRLVPASNQKILSAAMALETLGPEFTWKTRFWKEDGRCVVDAEGDPTLVAADLAKVAKELKLPPGTPVVVRATFGQDYPEGWETDDLPNRYSARPAGFCYDRAGFEIFAEKGKLVPLAEPLGVLVRYRKGSGSPQVRLDLCRRQATVVGTLPDKRTSLDTLAQPDPIGSACAMIGGVYAGRTDNVPDRAPDVTLESKPLGQVLPSCLKPSDNHIAEHLMLSATGHMWATNPGPRNGQFGYGPADELAATFFAGYAGATSDDLHMVDGSGLSRHNLVTPRFLARVLQQVRSKKYAKVFLDALPKAGEGTLSNRLKGQPVAAKTGSLDGVISLSGYLGTDSDEPWTFSIVCNHTVASPAKVRAAQDKIVTALLLARTKK, encoded by the coding sequence ATGTTCGTGCTGGCTCTGGCCATTGGTCTGCAGGCGCAGTTGGACGCGCTGCTCAAGACCCCTGACTTGAAAGGTGCCCTCGTCGGCGTCTACGTGATGGATTCCCAGGGCAAGACGGTCTATGAGCACGGGGCCGACATGCGGTTGGTGCCGGCCAGCAACCAGAAGATCCTCAGCGCGGCGATGGCGTTGGAGACGCTAGGCCCAGAATTCACGTGGAAGACAAGATTTTGGAAAGAAGACGGCCGTTGTGTGGTGGACGCGGAGGGCGACCCGACCCTTGTCGCCGCCGACCTCGCCAAGGTCGCCAAAGAGCTCAAGCTTCCGCCCGGGACGCCCGTGGTCGTCCGTGCCACCTTCGGACAAGACTATCCGGAGGGCTGGGAGACCGACGACTTGCCCAACCGCTACTCGGCCCGCCCGGCCGGGTTCTGCTACGACCGCGCCGGGTTTGAGATCTTTGCCGAAAAAGGCAAACTGGTCCCTCTCGCCGAGCCGCTTGGGGTCCTCGTACGGTACCGAAAGGGCTCCGGTTCACCGCAGGTCAGGCTTGACCTGTGCCGACGCCAGGCCACCGTCGTGGGGACGTTGCCCGACAAACGGACAAGCCTCGACACCTTGGCCCAACCGGACCCGATCGGGTCGGCCTGCGCGATGATCGGCGGCGTCTATGCCGGCCGCACCGACAATGTGCCCGACCGCGCCCCCGACGTGACCCTGGAAAGCAAGCCGCTGGGCCAGGTTTTGCCGTCTTGCCTCAAGCCAAGCGACAACCACATAGCCGAGCATCTCATGTTGTCGGCGACCGGCCACATGTGGGCGACCAACCCCGGGCCCCGCAACGGCCAGTTCGGGTACGGACCGGCCGACGAACTGGCGGCGACCTTCTTTGCCGGTTACGCCGGCGCGACCAGCGACGACCTCCACATGGTCGACGGTAGCGGCCTCAGCCGCCACAATCTCGTGACGCCCCGGTTCTTGGCACGCGTCTTGCAACAAGTCCGAAGCAAGAAGTACGCGAAGGTCTTCTTGGACGCTTTGCCCAAAGCAGGAGAAGGAACACTGTCCAACAGACTCAAGGGGCAACCGGTCGCCGCCAAAACCGGTTCCCTTGACGGGGTGATATCTCTTTCCGGCTACCTGGGCACAGACTCCGACGAGCCTTGGACGTTCTCCATCGTGTGCAACCACACGGTGGCGTCCCCCGCCAAGGTCCGTGCGGCCCAAGACAAGATCGTCACCGCTCTGCTTCTTGCCAGGACGAAAAAATGA
- a CDS encoding GNAT family N-acetyltransferase — MDTRLLLSDVASLSGREAADIERVVNVANRVRQDLFPGDRLGPGDLEEDHHADRVVRCVTADGTLVGTATLSVKGTSLWVTLVAVVPGHTGAGLGARMLDFAARVAQQEGLLWLGLEAVDEGRLVDFYRRNGFEEVRRETWPQGKWDATRPFDLVTLRRPVSPPDKTAEQEATGPRAIE; from the coding sequence GTGGACACAAGGCTCCTTCTCAGCGACGTCGCCAGCCTCTCCGGGCGAGAGGCCGCTGACATCGAGCGGGTCGTCAATGTGGCGAACCGCGTCCGTCAAGACCTCTTTCCCGGCGACCGGCTCGGGCCCGGCGACCTCGAAGAAGACCACCACGCCGACCGTGTGGTGCGGTGCGTCACCGCAGACGGCACCCTGGTCGGGACAGCGACGCTGTCCGTCAAGGGGACTTCCCTGTGGGTCACCCTTGTGGCGGTCGTCCCCGGGCACACCGGCGCTGGCCTCGGCGCGAGGATGCTCGACTTTGCCGCCCGCGTCGCGCAACAAGAGGGGCTCCTCTGGCTCGGACTCGAGGCGGTCGACGAGGGGCGGCTGGTCGACTTCTACCGGCGCAACGGCTTTGAAGAGGTCCGACGCGAGACCTGGCCCCAGGGCAAGTGGGATGCGACCCGCCCGTTTGACCTGGTCACCCTCCGCCGACCAGTGTCTCCGCCCGACAAGACGGCCGAACAAGAAGCGACCGGGCCAAGGGCGATAGAATAA
- a CDS encoding twin-arginine translocase TatA/TatE family subunit, with the protein MRPTDFLAFLSGQDLMIVGVLILVLFGGAKIPQLMRGLGRGMGEFKAGLEEGKDALNSAMNSDRHDYSSRPMDDHSPKPVEAKVETGTETAHDDQTAKPTG; encoded by the coding sequence ATGCGACCCACAGATTTTCTCGCGTTCCTGTCAGGCCAAGACCTGATGATCGTGGGCGTGCTGATCTTGGTGCTGTTCGGCGGCGCCAAGATCCCACAATTGATGCGCGGCCTGGGCCGAGGCATGGGCGAGTTCAAGGCCGGACTTGAAGAAGGCAAGGACGCCCTGAACAGCGCGATGAACAGCGACCGCCACGACTACTCGTCGCGGCCGATGGACGACCACAGTCCCAAGCCGGTCGAGGCCAAGGTCGAGACAGGCACCGAGACGGCCCACGACGACCAGACCGCGAAACCGACGGGCTAA
- a CDS encoding twin-arginine translocase TatA/TatE family subunit — translation MNPTDFLGFLSGQELMVVGVLVLVLFGGAKIPQLMRGLGRGMGEFKAGIEEGKRAMDESLER, via the coding sequence ATGAACCCCACGGACTTCCTCGGTTTCCTTTCTGGCCAAGAGCTCATGGTCGTCGGTGTTTTGGTGCTGGTCCTCTTTGGCGGTGCCAAGATCCCTCAACTCATGCGCGGGCTAGGCCGGGGGATGGGTGAGTTCAAGGCCGGCATCGAAGAAGGCAAGCGGGCCATGGACGAATCGTTGGAAAGGTAA
- a CDS encoding O-acetylhomoserine aminocarboxypropyltransferase/cysteine synthase, translating into MPAETTNPTINKSFETLALHGGQAVDPTTKSRAVPIYQTTSYVFDDTAHAARLFGLQEFGNIYTRLMNPTTDVLEQRVAALEGGTAAVATASGQAATTLAITSIVEHGGEIVSSSSLYGGTYNLLHYTLPKWGITVKFVDPSDPENFRRAVTDKTKLFFGETVGNPKSDTLDIEAVAKIGRENGVPLVVDNTIPTPYLVRPLDYGAAAVVHSLTKFLGGHGTSIGGIVVDGGNFDWSSGRFPNFTEPDPSYHGLKFWEVFGAFPGLGNVALGIKARVQGLRDTGAAISPFNSWAILQGIETLHVRVERHSDNALKVAQFLSAHPEVAWVNYPGLTSHKDHARAAKYHYRGKFGAIIGFGIKGGYDAALKFIDRLQIFSLLANIGDAKSLVIHPASTTHQQLNPDEQLATGVTPDFIRLSVGLENVEDLVKDLDQALSSSRP; encoded by the coding sequence ATGCCTGCCGAGACCACGAACCCGACGATCAACAAGAGCTTCGAGACCTTGGCCCTTCACGGGGGCCAGGCCGTCGACCCGACGACCAAGAGCCGGGCGGTGCCCATCTACCAGACCACGAGCTATGTCTTTGACGACACCGCCCATGCCGCGCGGCTGTTCGGCCTTCAGGAGTTCGGGAACATCTACACCCGTCTGATGAACCCGACGACCGACGTGCTGGAGCAGCGGGTGGCCGCCTTGGAGGGCGGCACCGCCGCGGTGGCCACGGCGAGCGGACAGGCGGCCACCACCCTGGCGATCACGAGCATCGTCGAGCACGGCGGCGAGATCGTGAGCAGCAGCAGCCTCTACGGCGGCACCTACAACCTGCTTCACTACACCCTGCCCAAGTGGGGGATCACAGTCAAGTTCGTCGACCCGAGCGACCCGGAGAACTTCCGCCGTGCCGTCACCGACAAGACCAAGCTCTTCTTTGGCGAGACGGTGGGCAACCCCAAGAGCGACACGCTGGACATCGAGGCGGTCGCCAAGATCGGGCGGGAGAACGGCGTCCCTCTCGTCGTGGACAACACCATCCCGACCCCCTACCTTGTCCGGCCCCTCGACTACGGTGCCGCCGCGGTCGTCCATTCCCTGACCAAGTTCCTGGGCGGGCATGGGACGTCGATCGGCGGGATCGTCGTGGACGGCGGCAACTTCGACTGGTCGTCGGGCCGGTTCCCGAACTTCACCGAACCTGACCCCAGCTACCACGGCCTGAAGTTCTGGGAAGTCTTCGGGGCGTTCCCCGGCCTTGGTAACGTCGCCCTCGGGATCAAGGCAAGGGTGCAGGGCCTGCGAGACACCGGCGCGGCGATCTCGCCGTTCAATTCGTGGGCGATCCTCCAGGGGATCGAGACCCTCCACGTCCGCGTCGAAAGGCACAGCGACAACGCGCTCAAAGTGGCCCAGTTCCTGTCGGCCCATCCTGAGGTCGCTTGGGTCAACTATCCCGGACTGACCAGCCATAAGGACCACGCGCGCGCCGCCAAGTACCACTACCGAGGCAAATTCGGGGCGATCATCGGCTTCGGGATCAAAGGAGGCTATGACGCGGCGCTGAAGTTCATCGACCGGCTCCAAATCTTCTCGTTGCTCGCCAACATCGGCGACGCCAAGAGCCTGGTGATCCACCCCGCCAGCACGACGCACCAACAGCTGAACCCCGACGAGCAGTTGGCCACCGGCGTGACCCCCGACTTCATCCGCTTGTCAGTCGGCCTTGAGAACGTCGAAGACCTCGTCAAGGACCTGGACCAGGCCTTGTCTTCCAGTCGGCCTTGA
- a CDS encoding cysteine desulfurase, whose translation MSGFDRSRYFDHAATTPLDPRVKEAMAPWLDEGFGNANSIHAWGRAARQAVERAREQVAGLIGASDPSQVVFTSGATESNNWVLCGAVLDCAKVSPFEHISVRDTVEAWCKDPHLDNDGWTVLPRKTKLASVMAVCNETGAVLTHPMCGGMNHSDATQALGKVPWSVGSLDFASFSSHKLYGPKGVGGLYLRDPDSIKPFLRGGGQELHLRGGTLNVAGIVGFGEAAAIAREEMDADRAHAQELRRAVIDENPDAKVNDAPEQSPFVLSMTFSGLTGESLVVEADANGFALSAGPACSSGKTKPSPVLIAAGLTPDEAMSTVRVSFGRTNTLESARQLGEVLRLSAQSLALLR comes from the coding sequence GTGAGTGGGTTCGACCGCAGTCGTTACTTTGACCACGCGGCGACGACGCCGCTGGACCCCCGGGTCAAGGAGGCGATGGCCCCTTGGCTCGACGAAGGCTTCGGCAACGCCAACTCCATCCATGCTTGGGGGCGGGCCGCCCGACAGGCGGTCGAGAGGGCCCGGGAGCAGGTCGCGGGACTGATCGGCGCCTCGGACCCCAGCCAGGTCGTCTTTACGAGCGGGGCGACCGAGAGCAACAACTGGGTGCTGTGTGGGGCGGTGCTCGACTGCGCCAAGGTCAGCCCGTTCGAGCACATCAGTGTCCGCGACACCGTCGAGGCCTGGTGCAAGGACCCCCACCTGGACAACGACGGGTGGACGGTCCTCCCGCGCAAGACGAAGCTGGCCAGCGTCATGGCGGTCTGCAACGAGACCGGTGCGGTGCTGACCCACCCCATGTGCGGAGGCATGAACCACTCCGACGCCACCCAAGCCCTGGGCAAAGTGCCTTGGTCGGTCGGCTCGCTCGATTTTGCTTCGTTCAGCTCGCACAAGCTGTACGGCCCCAAGGGGGTCGGCGGCCTCTACCTGCGCGACCCTGACTCCATCAAGCCGTTTCTGCGGGGCGGCGGTCAGGAACTCCACCTGCGGGGCGGCACCCTCAACGTCGCCGGCATCGTCGGGTTCGGCGAGGCCGCGGCGATCGCCCGCGAAGAGATGGACGCCGACCGGGCCCATGCCCAAGAGTTGCGGCGGGCCGTCATCGACGAGAACCCGGACGCCAAGGTCAACGACGCCCCCGAGCAGAGCCCCTTTGTCCTCAGCATGACGTTTTCGGGCCTGACCGGCGAGTCCTTGGTCGTCGAGGCCGACGCGAACGGCTTCGCCCTGAGCGCCGGCCCGGCGTGCAGCAGCGGCAAGACCAAGCCCAGCCCGGTGCTCATTGCCGCGGGCCTGACACCCGATGAGGCGATGTCCACTGTGCGCGTCTCGTTCGGGCGGACCAACACGCTGGAGTCCGCCCGCCAGTTGGGAGAAGTCCTCCGCCTTTCGGCCCAGAGTCTGGCCCTCTTGCGTTAG